From Triticum aestivum cultivar Chinese Spring chromosome 7B, IWGSC CS RefSeq v2.1, whole genome shotgun sequence:
agaatctagcctatggtataattgttgttgtctatctctattgactagcctgaccccggtttatataatgcaccagaggcctaggataacaagagtcctagtcgaatacgccggtgggggaggagtccttgtcttgatcgccaagtcttgtggattcttccttgtatgtgtTAGCTGTCcggactagcccatgagtatacagccatgggggtcctcggcctaaTCCAACTGGtcggagatgacgtgttgagtaccccctagtccaggacaccgtcagtagccccctaaaccggtcttcaagttagggacgctcctcgattctttcgaactgttcttcatcttcgattgctggtcttgaaaactggttcaacaaatcttctcatcttctatcttgaggatcgccgaaatgcattcgacgagtttacacgtcgggtatccgaggagcccctttaagtttccgacctttatcaatgccttgttatttttatgccacacttcgggtttgaagttgttcccgggcggcagcgtcctcttgcgtccgagctccaatgccggactacattcgaggtatcttttgcagccgagcaccaatgccggactccTTCCAAGCTCtatcgccggactatgtatccgagctccaacgccggactgtatccgagctccaacgccggactatgtattcgagctccaacgccggactgtatccgaggtgtcgtaaatcaccttggttcaaagaagtttgaagcagtttagccgagcttaatgccggaaatgccctctatggagccagccactagcgcccgagctttatgccggactgcttacaaggtggtgcaccaccccgaatgtgggccgatttttgtcaatattttgattggtgcaatttattctctgccgagatacatagccagtagccctcaagcaaggttgtcagaatcgtgatcttgaatcggatcggagcttcgatggtaggatcgcaaatcatagaatcttcactatcagaatcgtagaaacgtagattctaagaactaaaatcgtagaatcataggggttagcTTGGATCATAAAGttgtagaatcgtataacagaatcgcgattctgacaaccttgccctcaatgtgggtatcggtctaaaacccaagatgcacatgaaggatgacaaaagaccgctgatccccgtagctgctgatactcaggttgatttgcaaaatcggtttgaggatcaagtcctagctcggcagaatacgtCGGGACACAacaagcggcgtgctcagtcctcaagactcaggttgggtgcggccgaccaacctgaggatcaaaatctcctcggagactgttttacacttaaaattttctgcattggacaggcaatgcagtagcccccgagacactggtcgggtggcaacaccagatcaggggatcgatgtgcccctttaatatttgtaaataataagcccgaagcccagtagcccccgagccttaatgcgggcccgggacgccgaattaaggatcgatatccatagtaaaatcacaaattatgtgtaatgactctatgtatccaagtactttacgttattaatgctcagatccgcattgtacaaaactttgttgaccgaccatcggcttccacctcctcggccaatagccgaggagtgtttgtcctactttataaagcctttatgagggcaaagatttacaacaaacaaggcaatctggccatacagttttataaacaaaggtacgcggagagacatgttatattactgtttaacagaagaaatgtcttccaaagaaaatagtctcgctatcggttcctttatttgggttgtcatgctaagcatgatcatgaaacctcagctccaatgtaagagcaaaatatcgaggatttagtttgggaggccagttaatagcccccagtagtgttcggcgacagtcgaggtcaagccgtaaacacttcagccattattatgaatggcccatcatttaacaccgtcatcggatcgccgaccagtttacgcttattgtgacagtcagttttcggctttctccactgaggtgcttaaccatgtgagctggaagcataatcgcagtggttctccctttgcacacctagccgaacaaagcggaacataggaggcaagcgcaggagccggacaactcaactattgaccgaagacacaattcgaaaccgatgcatatattgcaatatccgagaatgtttttgccgaatctctaaaggtgtccggcgttgcactgcgagacttgtgctgaaaacacacaaatagtttaaaagtgccacgggctcgaaaagccaaaaaacttattcaaaaggttaatgttcgaactagatcaagtgttcggtgccaatccgaaaactGGACTTTAGGAAAAAAAGGTGCTCTTGTCGTGCTTTAACacgacacatcctatctcaaaacttcaagcgggtcagcctacggcttcaacctcctattccgaaggcggagtacttcttactaggccagtttagcaaactaaactctagcggctttgagagagaaattagcctccccggctagtgaccgcacacttgtgtcgaaaaaaggagtgataaataataataaaaactatgcaatgactaagaagaaaaacacttatcataaaacggctcatataaatttaagagcccccaagtgacttgggaaAAAGAATGATTGCGTGTACCGAattacttatatcatatctatgttcaatcgaactttaaacgcgtcttaaccgaccgtcggcttctccctcttcggtcaaagaccgaaaagtgttatgtactccatccgtcgagaatatcgacgctgtttccaataaccaggcaatcaggccataaggctgtatcagacaaagcgcgctcagggacttatgctatattactgcgaagagtaagaagcatcttcgaaaaaaatagtacccccaccgatacctttcttcggtgctcattgttattatgagacttgtgcaatagattttttgtactcatgagttccgttgtgtgccggccatgattgaaaacaataagagcgctagctttcggcttcacccagtctgaggtccggctcggttgacccgatcgtgacaatcgcagatgtgctccctttactccctagccgaacaatcgggaacgtaggggtaagcacaggagccaggcaacccagcttgcaaatcacttaagtcaatatggtgcatattatggcgtaatacacgaacaaggaacgaagccatacaagtataatcatatgcaaaagaaaaaagcttcatgaaggaagcccccaagtaaacggggtatttgaatttgcgcgtcacaaacaaagtttggacaaggaaatttttacaagcaactttttttccaaaaaaagtataatgcttggccgagccgaacacaagttaaaaatttaaaactttgagcatgaagacaacttagctggttaatgtgttcggtattgatgacgcggtccgagcttgatgcgggacaaggttccatccccgagccggttccgaggtggcggagcaaagagctcggcactccgaagtggtgacatagcacggtcaatgcaggacggcagggtgatgccgaagtccccggcatggggtaatgaagtgttgacgaagcccccccgtccagccgaggtgacgccaaaggatatagtccggctagatcattttcctgtgcacaaaaatagtgccaaccggagataatagtaataataataaaaataaaaaaaatcgttgcataacaaataatttatgcaaagtgagtaataaaagaaatatggcctggcgccgaagtcaatgtcgatgcagggcggcagcgtgatgcggtaaaggcatggcaaggcctgaatccacatgtcggttcgagttccggatgcggcgttcgccggactatgtacggaaactgaccgaaccaccatgcgattgtcgttaatgcggccaccatttgatagacctgcgtacatatgacggacaacccagagtaataattcattggaaaaaatgaatcctaacaagcaaaaaatactaggattaatagcacctggcttatttgttgcagcaatccgaagaaaggtgattcccaaaattgggactcgatccgcacacctatcgcctgatgggcgataaagcaacagcatggcgatgctggtaaaggttggctcgccgaggcaaagccctcggtccagctaacgtgacggagctggtcggccagtgatgccgaagtctccggagtaggttgatgaagagatgatgaagcccccggtccggcgatgcaggtcgtgacgtggtcgatgccggcttgatgaagcgaccgtgctgTGATGCcgatatgcccgctccgtgtaatccgcgGGGCGGCGatattggtgatgatttatccttcgcgatgccggactcttgttcggcttgccgagatgatgatccgaagaagttgagctcggctcaacaaagcgacgacgtgtccaACGTAGGTCGGTCGTCGTGGAGTGATGTTgccgggctggtttgacaccggcgcgacggtgaaatTCGTATtacaagaatacttttaatactactgggatgtgtttgagaataaaacacaacaccccatacgaaaacttccttcaaaaaggatgttcgagatcccgttcataaagaagatgaattcggatcggattcgttctcgcgcagaaaacagatccaaaaagtgatgcactaatcggaagtttcccggagtttggacggtcggctcgagctgaatttttggcaggtggtagatatgggaattccgaagcaaatcaacggttggatcctccaaaggacatccgagatagatgctggataccacgccctaaactcgtccgcaTTCTCGTCCGGATTCaacagggctctggtatatcggagattgccggagattcctccatcggaactcgacaaaatttttgcagggttgttgtagacttaattccgcataattccaccgaagtaatcgtttaagcgacactcgaggaggcggtggcggcggatacaaatttgctgtccagaaaaacagcacggtcgcctgagggcaatgttgacgttgagcccccgagctccatggatgacttttCCATGATGTTGATACAGATCgaagttggtgttgatgaaggccttcatccgaacatgacgatcggaggtagggcgcagtcctcggtcaagccaaggtgaccagtcgagctggtgacgaagaaggcgacgtcgcagttgacctgcagctgagccattgatcctttcgccgatcacacagcggaactctcaatgaaagcaccaacgtcggtgtcaaaaccggcggatctcgggtagggggtcccaagcagtgcgtcttaggatcaatggtaacaggaggcaagggacacaatgtttacccggttcggaccctctcggtggaggtaaaaccctactcctgcttgattgttattgatgatgtgggtattacaagagttgatctaccacgagatcagagaggctaaaccctagaagctagcctatggtataattgttgttgtctatctctatcgactagcctggccccggtttatataatgcaccagaggcctaggataacaagagtcctagccgaatacgccggtgggggaggagtccttgtcttgatcgccaagtcttgtggattcttccttgtatgcggcagctgtccggactggcccatgagtatacggccatgggggtcctcgacccaatccaactgatcgggagacgacgtgttgagtacctcctagtccaggacaccgtcagggatGGTCGATGGTCGAGGTAGACCATCATCCGTGGGAGCTTGGGCAGCGCCACCGACCGCGGGTGAAGAAGAAGCTAAATAGGAAAAATCAATTGACGTTCATAATTTTCTAAGGCAACTCATGAATAGCATGTCCCAAAAGATACATGCATGATTATGTTCACCGGACGATGTAGAGGATCGAAGAAGATACTAGAATTCCGAGCAAACCCAGTGAATGAGATTTTCAGTAAGCATGAAAAGATGAACCACAGATGTCTCCACCACATCCGTAACCACTTTGAGTAAGTCGAGATTTCACTTTAGAGGAAACTATCTTTGAATAGGGTTATTACTAACCCACGTGGCAGTTTTTTCTTTGTTCAATGTTCTTTCAGCAACTTTGTGTCAGGTTTCAGACATTTCGTTGAGTTTCGATCACTTTTATTAAGTTTTGGTCACTTGTGAAGTTCTCAGTCATTGTTGTGAAGTTGTTTGTCCTTTTGTTATATCAGATTCTTTACGCAACAACTCTTGGTTGCAATGTTTTATGTTAGGGATCTTGTAAACTGGAAAGGGGGGAGAGAGTACATTTACCAACTAAAAATTGCACTATCACCTtttcttgttatttatttatttatgtatttgtgcaTTTGTTGCAGCTTAATGGTGGAGAATAGAAGTGGTTGAAACTTTTGAAGTTTTCGGTATTCTCAGCCATACGCCCTAGCGACACTCCCTTTAGTAGAGGAAACAACTTCCGGATGCCCTTTATCTCAGTATTCTCAGCCATACGCCCTAGCGACACTCCCTTTAGTAGAGGAAACAACTTTCGGATGCCCTTCATCTCAGTATGCGTTACAACTTTCAAAAATTCAAGACATGACTTTGATTGACATCATGTTCGGTGAGTATGAAATTCCGGCCCATTAGTGCAATAAGATTCTGGTTGTTCAATTGAGCACCATCCTGCCCCGATATGGTTGGTTGTGGCATCGCCGACGGAGGACAAGATTGACCGCTGCGGGTGTCATGTGGTTTGGGGGGTCATCGGTGATGAAGAATAGACACGGGGGGAGGAGTAGAGGGATGGTCGAGGGCAGGGCAAACCGGTAGAGGTGGTGGCTTGGGCATAGGGTGGTGAGGCGCTTTTGGCGATGGCGTTGACCGCTAGTGGCAGGTGGAAGAAGAAGCTACAGAGGAAAAATCAATTGAGCTCAACATTTTTCCGGCAACTCATGAATGGTATGTCCCAAAAAATACTTGCATGGTTGTGTTCACAATTTTTCTTTGAACACAGTATAGACGTAGACGCTCATACATACGCAtatacactcatccctataaatGCACACGCGCACACCCTAtctctatgagcacctctgagagactgaGCACACATAATCTCGAGACTGACGAAGTCACGATAGACGCTTTTGTAGTCGACAGGAACATCTTCTCTCATTGAACGCACATCAGAAAGATGTGAACACCAAcgccaagtctaggacttgaaccctagTAGGGTGGAGATACTATTGTCCTTCTAACCATCAAACTACAACTACGGATTCGTCCGTGGATGTGTTCACCATATGATGTGGAGGTTCGAAGAAGATCCTGCAAATCCGAGCAAACCCAGTAAATGGAATTTTCAGTATGTGGAAGTGTGCCACGTGTCTCCACCACATCCGTAGCAACTTTGAGAAAGTCAAGCTTTCGCTTTAGAGGAAACTATTGTTTCATTATTACTTACCGGCACTACTAATTTATTTTCTTCAAACTTCAGCCATTTTTGTTTAATGTTGTTTCAGCCACTTTGTGTGAGGTTTCAGaattttttgtgaattttcggTCACTTGTGTGAAGTTTTTGTAACTTTTACAAAGTTCTGAGTAATTGTTgtgatgttttttttctttttgttattCGTGAACGGGTTTAGATGGCAAGTTTAGTTTGCGTGAGATTAGAGAAACATGGTAATTTTCTGACAAAACAAACGAAAAAAGGACAAAATTGCCATCCCTATGAACTAAAGTAGCCATTCCCTATGAACTAAAGTTGTCATGTAAAAACGTTCGGGACGAAATGCTCAAAATCCGAACGTTCGGGAGTTATTGGATTCCTACAATTTTCAAAATTCAAGTCACAACTTTGATCAACATCGTGTTTGGTTAGAGTAAGAAAATCCGCTTGTTTGATTGAGTACCATCCGCCCCGATTGAAGAAAAATACTTCTGCAACTTCTGCAGGTCCTGCCGAAGTATCCTTACTGAACGAGAATGCAGCAGCACACGCTGACAAGCTTCTTGGCGGTCTCTTGGTGGAAGGCTTCGACCAAGAATCCTGCCGCAGCCGGTACCAGTCCGCCGTGTACCGTCGGAACGCCGGCAAGCAACCTTCGCAGCACCTCGTCTCCAAACTGCGGAGCCACGAAGCCCTGCAAAGGCGGTGCGGCCCGGGCACCGCCGCCTACACCAACGCCCTGGAGCAGCTCAAGTCCGGCAAGAGCGTCGCGTCACCGGAGTGCAGGTACCTGGTCTCCATCTCGTACCGCGGCCTCGGCAACCGGATCATCTCCGCGGCGTCGGCGTTCCTGTACGCGGTGCTCACCGATCGCGTCTTCCTCGTCGACCCCAGCAACGGGATGGACGAGCTGTTCTGCGAGCCCTTCCCCAACACGACGTGGCTGCTGCCTCCGGGCTTCCCGCTCGTCAGCTATCAGGGCTTTTACCTCTCCACGCCGGAGCGGTACGGGAAGATGCGAGAGGACGGCGTGCTCAGAACCGGCGAGGTAAACGGGTCCGCCGCCGGAGAGCTGCCGGCGTTCGCGTACATTCACCTCGACCACAACCAGACGGACCATGACAAGCTCTTCTTCTGCGACGACGACCAGCGGCTCATGTCCAACATCCAGTGGTTGGTGATGAGGACGGACGGCTACATCGCGCCGGGCCTGTTTCTCGTGAGGGCGTTCCAGGAGGAGCTCGACGCTCTGTTCCCGGAGCGCGACGCCGTGTTCCACCACCTCGGCCGGTATCTGTTCCATCCGACCAACCGCGTGTGGGGCCTCATCACGCGGTACTACGACGCGCACTTCGCGCGGGCACGGCGCGTGGTGGGCATCCAGGTGCGCGTCTTCCCGTGGCAGGCCGACTCGCCGGAGCTCCTGGAGCAGATCAAGACGTGCACGCAGAGCCAGAAGCTGCTCCCGGCGTTGctgcgcgaggaagacgacgagccGGCGGCCGCGCCCGGTGGCGCGGTCAAACCCACCGCTGTTCTGATCACCTCTCTCAAGGCTTGGTACTACGACAAGATCAAGGGGGCGTACTGGGAGCGCGCGACGGCGAAcggcgaggtggtggtggtggaccaGCCGAGCCACGAGGAGACCCAGCGCTACCATGTCAAGTCGCACGAACGCAAGGCTTGGGCAGAGGTGTACCTGCTGAGCACGACGGATACGCTGGtcaccaccgccgagtcgacgtTCGGGTACGTGGCGCAGGGGCTCGGCGGAATGAGGCCGTGGGTGCTGAGGATGGGGATGATCAACACCACCGTGAGCTGGCCGTGCAGCAGGGACATGTCCATGGAGCCGTGCTACCACGTCGCACCCTTGTACGATTGCCGGCGACGGGAAGATGCCGGCAAGATCGTGCCGCATGTGCGCCACTGCGAGGACTGGCCCACGGGGTTGAAGCTAGTTGATCCAAAGGATTAGTGAAAACGGATATAATAAGAACATTATCGAATTATCAACAATTGTTGGAGCATCTAGTTTTTTTTAGTGGAATTGGAGCAGCTAGTTCGAAGTGTATCCAGAGATcgttatttctttttctttttttctgaaaaacacccgtccatatattaattaattaaaacgTCATTACAATAGTTGATAACAGCAGGCGCTACACAGAGCAGAAAATTATTAAAAAGAAACCATCACACCTATTACCGAAACTAAATTTAGCAATTTCATGCGCTACTGAATTGatccttctatttatttttgacaaCTTGAAGTTTTCTAAAAGCCCGATGATGCTAAGTTCTTCCTTCTTGAGGTCTATGAGCGAGGATCTGTCACAACTTTTATTTGCTAGAAAAGAAGCCACGAATGCACAATCAGTTTCCAAAATAATAGGCATGTTAAGAGAAATACCGATATAAAACCCAACTAGGCATGCTCGAAGCACCACTTCATCCACACCAGAGCATAACCCAATGAAGTCCCAAAATGAGACAAGGATATCACCCGTACAGCTCCTGGCCACCACCCCAACGCTCGCGGCACTTAAACTCTCCACAAAACTTGCATCAACATTGATCTTGATGTGGCCAAAAGGAGGCGGCTACCACACCTCTCTGGACCTCACAATAGTATTACTTGCACCAAACTAGCCACCACCTCTTTTCCTTTGTAATTGGTGATTACCTCATTATTAGTTATTTCTAACTTGCACAGGGCTTTGTTAGTTAGGACTGATTCAAAGGCTTCAGACACGATAATTCATCCtggagcccgggctcatctgctcccgctcagtaaacaattcaaaaaaaaatagaaaaattcaaaaaaatccaatttttttgtggtggtagatactttgacgcgtgaggtgcaccccaaaattcaacttatttggacatctgagtagctctcggcaaaaaagacaaatcaggtcaaaacagtgcgtgaacagaacacatttttacagaccctgattttgtcttttttgccgagagctgctcagatgctcaAATGCGTTGAtttttggggcgcacctcacgcgtcaaattatctaccaccattaaaaaattggaattttttgaatttgtctagtattttttttgaatttttttctaaacATGGATGCAGATGAGCCCGGGAGCCAAAACTCCACTACTGAAATATGAAACTTTGCCCAGTAGTGCCAGGTTGTTTGCCAAGTGCATTTCATCGGATATTACTCAAATACATGGTTTTTGTCTGAGTTCCACATAAGAGAAAACACTTGACAAAAGAATGGCACTCGGTAAATCACACGTCTACCAAGTTCCTGCTACATGACACCCAGCAAACACATTATTTGTCGAGTTTTTGCCATGTGGTACTCGGCGAACACTTGCTTTGCCGAGTTCCTGCCATGCGGCACTGGGCGAGCACAATACTTTTACTCCCTTTTTGTTTCATTTCTTTTGtacttttttttttgcattttatgcTATGTTTTTCTCTACATTTGTAAATTTTTCTTTCccctttctattttcttttttactctctttgtaaactaatatacgacattttagatcactaaagtagtgatttaaaaggtcttatattagtttacagggGGAGTAAAAATTTAGTGCACTTTTAGGTATTTAGTGGatataatttgaatttgaactacaagtgcaTGAAAAGGGGAAAATCGGGATGAAAAATTGTATTTGTATTCTTTACACTATGCTTAGGCATTAgccaataaaaagaaaaagaattccAAACATCTGGGTGCAGTACTCGACCCCGGACATTGAGGTCATTACTTTTTTAATTCTAAAATTTGCAAATGAAGTGTAAAAAAACAAAATGAAACTTGCCATGCTGCCCTCATATGGCATCAAATGTTGCGCTAAAATTTTGAGAAGGCTTTCCAAAAGTTTTGAGGTACACTACTTAGAAATTGGCGCATCTCCAAGGAAGAATCTTAGTTTTGACGGGGAATGGGCCACACTAGAAGTCAAAGTAACGGTTGCTTCCTCGGTTGACATTTTGAGAGGCAATCGTAGCTTTGATTTTTTTTCCTACACTCATTATATACCATTACATGTTTCAAGTAAAAGTttggcattttttttgtttgtttgatatATTTAATGAATAtcgtttaaatttgaactacaaatgcAAGAAATATTTGGTAAAATTGGGCTGGAAAATCCTATTTGTGTTATTGAGTCTCTGTTTAGGCTCGTAAAAGGAAAGGAACACCAAACATGAGAGTACCAAGACTTTAACCCAAACATGGAGATTGTTGAATTTTTTTCGATAGTTTTTGCGCTCATTCTTCCGCCAATGTTTAAACAGGATAATCCGGGAATTTGTGAAAAAAATCACTCCGATATTGCCCACTAATGACTAATAAATGCAAGCATGCACATGTTGTATAGAAGGATGCATATTTGAggacaaagaaaataaaagattgaCAAAAAGAGTGTAGCAATTTCATGGGAAGAACGATGGCATGAACTTGCAAAGCGGGGCAGTACAAATTGATGAGTTCATGGAAAGAGGAATGGCATGAACTAGAGAAGCAGCAAGACACTACGGACTGATGAGTCACCCGGACATGCGCGCGATAAATCCCCTCTCATGAATCCAGAGAAGAAAAGTAATTGCACGGAAGCAGTGGATTGGAGAAAGAACGGGATGAAACAGTACCGGAACAGGAGAGGAaccaaggaagaagaaggtgaaTAGTAGAACGACTCATCGAACAAGTTATGTAACAGAGCGGGGATGTAGCATACACATACGTTGAAAGGCGTATGACAACTCCAGACGGAAGTATGTGTACAGAATAAATGCTTTATATTGTCTCGTATTCAGAGGGTTAACAATTTCCATCAATTTTTTATTCAATTTTGGTGGGAACGTCTGTTCGGATCACGGCGCCCACGGCAGGGAAAGTTTT
This genomic window contains:
- the LOC123160204 gene encoding galactoside 2-alpha-L-fucosyltransferase translates to MKNTTPVEPEGCKRWAPAINAVLVAFVLIVPPLFVLLGGRNGEKPAIWIKTAVGDLRRGPAEVSLLNENAAAHADKLLGGLLVEGFDQESCRSRYQSAVYRRNAGKQPSQHLVSKLRSHEALQRRCGPGTAAYTNALEQLKSGKSVASPECRYLVSISYRGLGNRIISAASAFLYAVLTDRVFLVDPSNGMDELFCEPFPNTTWLLPPGFPLVSYQGFYLSTPERYGKMREDGVLRTGEVNGSAAGELPAFAYIHLDHNQTDHDKLFFCDDDQRLMSNIQWLVMRTDGYIAPGLFLVRAFQEELDALFPERDAVFHHLGRYLFHPTNRVWGLITRYYDAHFARARRVVGIQVRVFPWQADSPELLEQIKTCTQSQKLLPALLREEDDEPAAAPGGAVKPTAVLITSLKAWYYDKIKGAYWERATANGEVVVVDQPSHEETQRYHVKSHERKAWAEVYLLSTTDTLVTTAESTFGYVAQGLGGMRPWVLRMGMINTTVSWPCSRDMSMEPCYHVAPLYDCRRREDAGKIVPHVRHCEDWPTGLKLVDPKD